The Lycium ferocissimum isolate CSIRO_LF1 unplaced genomic scaffold, AGI_CSIRO_Lferr_CH_V1 ctg3891, whole genome shotgun sequence genome contains a region encoding:
- the LOC132044232 gene encoding uncharacterized protein LOC132044232 — MSFGLKNADATYQRLVNRMFEHQIGKSMEVYIDDMVVNSLRVDDHLKYLQETFDIVRKCNMKLNPEKCAFGVGSSNFLGFMVSNRGIKINPDKIKAIKDITIVDDIKGVQTLTGRIAALSRFISRSSNKSHRFFLLLKKKTDFAWTPECQRDLEELKRSVQFNNNEAEYETMIAGLELAKSLGAEVIEAKCDSLLVVNYVNGTFDVKEDMMRKYLDKLLVVLHGFKEWTLEHISRDQNNEADALANLGSSVEFEGFNSGAAIQLMSSIIETSHAENLNKRLTGSKHRWKEILPEVLWAYHTAVRSDGEPPFSLVYGAEALIPIDVGESSLRFQHATEASNHEAMTTGLNLADEKRKAVYVRLAAQK, encoded by the exons atgtCGTTCGGCCTAAAAAATGCCGATGCCACCtatcaacgcctagttaaccgCATGTTTGAGCACCAAATAGGAAAatcaatggaagtttatatagaTGACATGGTTGTTAATTCCCTACGAGTAGATGACCATTTAAAGTATTTGCAGGAAACTTTCGATATAGTAAGAAAATgcaacatgaagctgaacccaGAAAAATGTGCCTTCGGTGTCGGTTCGAGTAATTTCCTTGGCTTTATGGTTTCGAATCGAGGGATCAAGATCAACCCGGACAAGATAAAGGCAATAAAAGATATCACCATTGTAGACGACATCAAAGGGGTGCAGACATTGACCGGGCGGATAGCTGCACTAAGCCGCTTCATCTCTAGATCCTCAAATAAAAGTCATCGATTTTTCTTGTTACTGAAGAAAAAGACCGACTTCGCCTGGACCCCCGAGTGTCAAAGGGATTTAGAAGAACTCAAAAG ATCTGTTCAATTCAATAACAATGAAGCTGAGTATGAGACTATGATTGCAGGTCTGGAACTGGCCAAGAGCTTGGGGGCCGAGGTCATTGAGGCCAAATGCGATTCCCTCCTCGTGGTTAATTATGTGAATGGGACATTTGACGTCAAAGAAGACATGATGAGAAAATACTTGGACAAGCTGCTAGTAGTGTTGCACGGATTCAAAGAGTGGACACTTGAACATATATCTCGAGATCAGAATAACGAGGCCGATGCATTGGCTAATTTGGGCTCATCGGTCGAATTCGAGGGGTTCAACTCTGGTGCCGCGATACAATTGATGAGCTCAATTATCGAGACAAGCCACGCTGAG aaCTTGAATAAAAGGTTGACCGGGTCTAAGCACAGGTGGAAGGAGATTTTACCTGAGGTTTTATGGGCATATCATACAGCGGTAAGATCCGACGGGGAACCCCCGTTCTCCCTAGTGTATGGAGCCGAGGCACTAATACCCATCGATGTCGGTGAATCAAGCTTAAGGTTTCAGCATGCTACAGAGGCATCGAATCACGAAGCCATGACCACTGGTCTAAATCTAGcagatgaaaaaagaaaagctgTCTATGTCCGGTTAGCAGCTCAAAAGTAA